In Apium graveolens cultivar Ventura chromosome 10, ASM990537v1, whole genome shotgun sequence, the following are encoded in one genomic region:
- the LOC141692210 gene encoding subtilisin-like protease SBT3 codes for MDKALMPKAFASHHIWYSTTINSVKSRNHRSSPSLLYTYDHAVHGFSALLSIDELESLKKSPGFVSAYGDKKATVHTTHTYEFLPLNPTTGLWPASDNGKDVIIGVIGTGIWPESASFKYDGMSEIPSRWKGTCEVGQEFNASNCNLKLIGARYLTKGFSASYPETTISMNSARDTEGHGTHTSSIAGGNC; via the coding sequence TCCACCACCATCAACTCTGTCAAGTCGAGAAATCATCGGTCCTCTCCATCTCTTCTCTACACCTATGATCATGCAGTTCATGGTTTTTCTGCGTTGCTAAGTATAGATGAATTGGAATCGCTAAAGAAGTCTCCAGGATTTGTCTCAGCTTACGGTGATAAAAAGGCCACGGTTCATACCACCCATACGTATGAGTTTCTTCCTCTTAATCCTACAACAGGCTTATGGCCGGCCTCTGATAATGGGAAGGATGTCATTATTGGTGTTATAGGCACTGGTATTTGGCCCGAGAGTGCAAGCTTCAAGTATGATGGTATGTCTGAGATTCCCTCGAGATGGAAGGGGACTTGTGAAGTGGGACAAGAGTTCAATGCTTCAAATTGTAACTTGAAACTGATTGGAGCTCGATACCTTACCAAGGGCTTTAGCGCTTCATATCCTGAGACAACCATTAGTATGAACTCTGCTAGAGACACTGAAGGACATGGGACACACACTTCGTCAATAGCTGGTGGAAactgttga